In Alosa alosa isolate M-15738 ecotype Scorff River chromosome 19, AALO_Geno_1.1, whole genome shotgun sequence, a genomic segment contains:
- the LOC125284488 gene encoding caldesmon-like isoform X2, with protein METTKHSIISLHPFLKSDWQELFWLNFRQYIHQIRPTYDPRVIKRNPSVMSEEMNKLTSSVERSKDGEDFRLIIEQALSKIQACLGNDGTVTEVKTPVTVSSNNLQADIDVAILNIRRQVESLLTSGKMEEEDKTSKVEETSVKMEEEDRASAKIEKENSASVKIEEENSASVKIEEETSVKMDEDYRASVKMETSVKMEEDRASTKVEEISMKMELQEASVMIDQVGNAFEVETCGKMGEEEEVKELLGYFTALEGDRRNLQNLLRERREEYKMQMKALERERIQEQVERERQMKESEETLLSALKSVAIGKEKLMADLRNQSGKQSLTFLLRPVSAVRGNQPKKWWSFKKQKASPDAALQSATQLGGGDGNPPVEVPTSSASEDAKEADLQKIKKLEERVRKAEFKKQQKAAEKAAEAEMKEKAAEEKRQKKEGKKVEKKGKRVKDNNLTDHAGPSGVSNTGLDQ; from the exons ATGGAAACAACCAAACATTCCATCATTTCATTGCATCCTTTCTTGAAAAGCGACTGGCAAGAACTTTTTTGGCTCAATTTTCGACAATATATTCATCAAATACGACCTACCTACGACCCTCGTGTGATTAAAAG AAACCCGAGTGTTATGTCTGAGGAGATGAACAAGCTGACGTCGTCCGTGGAGAGATCAAAGGATGGCGAAGATTTCAGACTCATTATTGAGCAGGCTCTTTCGAAGATCCAGGCGTGCCTGGGGAATGATgggactgtgactgaagtgaaAACCCCCGTGACCGTCAGCAGCAATAACCTCCAGGCTGATATTGATGTAGCCATATTGAACATCAGAAGACAAGTAGAGTCACTCTTGACTTCTGGAAAGATGGAAGAGGAGGACAAGACCTCTAAGGTGGAGGAGACCTCCGtgaagatggaggaagaggacaggGCATCTGCCAAGATAGAGAAGGAGAACAGTGCTTCTGTCAAGATAGAGGAGGAGAACAGTGCTTCTGTTAAGATAGAGGAGGAAACCTCTGTGAAGATGGATGAGGATTACAGGGCTTCTGTCAAAATGGAGACCTCCGTGAAGATGGAGGAGGACAGGGCCTCTACCAAGGTGGAGGAGATCTCCATGAAGATGGAGTTACAGGAGGCCTCTGTGATGATCGATCAGGTGGGCAACGCCTTTGAGGTGGAGACCTGTGGGAaaatgggggaggaggaggaggtgaaggagctTCTGGGGTATTTCACTGCTCTTGAGGGGGACCGGAGGAACCTCCAAAATCTCCTGCGTGAGCGTAGGGAAGAGTATAAGATGCAGATGAAGGctctggagagggagaggatccAGGAGcaagtggagagggagagacagatgaagGAGAGTGAGGAGACCCTACTGTCTGCTCTGAAGTCTGTAGCTATTGGCAAAGAAAAACTCATGGCAGACCTGAGGAACCAGTCTGGCAAACAG AGTTTGACATTCCTACTCAGACCTGTCTCTGCAGTCAGGGGAAACCAACCCAAGAAATGGTGGAGTTTTAAGAAACAGAAGGCCTCCCCTGACGCTGCTCTCCAG AGTGCCACACAGCTGGGAGGAGGTGATGGGAACCCACCTGTG GAGGTTCCCACCAGCAGTGCCTCTGAAGATGCCAAAGAGGCAGATCTGCAGAAGATCAAAAAGCTGGAGGAGCGGGTCAGAAAGGCTGAATTCAAGAAACAACAGAAAGCCGCTGAGAAGGCTGCAGAGGCCGAAATGAAGGAAAAGGcggcagaggagaagagacaaaagaaagaggggaagaaagTGGAGAAAAAGGGTAAGAGAGTGAAGGACAACAATCTGACAGATCATGCCGGACCGAGTGGTGTGAGCAACACTGGACTGGACCAGTGA
- the LOC125284488 gene encoding caldesmon-like isoform X1: METTKHSIISLHPFLKSDWQELFWLNFRQYIHQIRPTYDPRVIKRNPSVMSEEMNKLTSSVERSKDGEDFRLIIEQALSKIQACLGNDGTVTEVKTPVTVSSNNLQADIDVAILNIRRQVESLLTSGKMEEEDKTSKVEETSVKMEEEDRASAKIEKENSASVKIEEENSASVKIEEETSVKMDEDYRASVKMETSVKMEEDRASTKVEEISMKMELQEASVMIDQVGNAFEVETCGKMGEEEEVKELLGYFTALEGDRRNLQNLLRERREEYKMQMKALERERIQEQVERERQMKESEETLLSALKSVAIGKEKLMADLRNQSGKQSLTFLLRPVSAVRGNQPKKWWSFKKQKASPDAALQSATQLGGGDGNPPVVSQERPSRKWWSFKKHQATADVALQEVPTSSASEDAKEADLQKIKKLEERVRKAEFKKQQKAAEKAAEAEMKEKAAEEKRQKKEGKKVEKKGKRVKDNNLTDHAGPSGVSNTGLDQ, translated from the exons ATGGAAACAACCAAACATTCCATCATTTCATTGCATCCTTTCTTGAAAAGCGACTGGCAAGAACTTTTTTGGCTCAATTTTCGACAATATATTCATCAAATACGACCTACCTACGACCCTCGTGTGATTAAAAG AAACCCGAGTGTTATGTCTGAGGAGATGAACAAGCTGACGTCGTCCGTGGAGAGATCAAAGGATGGCGAAGATTTCAGACTCATTATTGAGCAGGCTCTTTCGAAGATCCAGGCGTGCCTGGGGAATGATgggactgtgactgaagtgaaAACCCCCGTGACCGTCAGCAGCAATAACCTCCAGGCTGATATTGATGTAGCCATATTGAACATCAGAAGACAAGTAGAGTCACTCTTGACTTCTGGAAAGATGGAAGAGGAGGACAAGACCTCTAAGGTGGAGGAGACCTCCGtgaagatggaggaagaggacaggGCATCTGCCAAGATAGAGAAGGAGAACAGTGCTTCTGTCAAGATAGAGGAGGAGAACAGTGCTTCTGTTAAGATAGAGGAGGAAACCTCTGTGAAGATGGATGAGGATTACAGGGCTTCTGTCAAAATGGAGACCTCCGTGAAGATGGAGGAGGACAGGGCCTCTACCAAGGTGGAGGAGATCTCCATGAAGATGGAGTTACAGGAGGCCTCTGTGATGATCGATCAGGTGGGCAACGCCTTTGAGGTGGAGACCTGTGGGAaaatgggggaggaggaggaggtgaaggagctTCTGGGGTATTTCACTGCTCTTGAGGGGGACCGGAGGAACCTCCAAAATCTCCTGCGTGAGCGTAGGGAAGAGTATAAGATGCAGATGAAGGctctggagagggagaggatccAGGAGcaagtggagagggagagacagatgaagGAGAGTGAGGAGACCCTACTGTCTGCTCTGAAGTCTGTAGCTATTGGCAAAGAAAAACTCATGGCAGACCTGAGGAACCAGTCTGGCAAACAG AGTTTGACATTCCTACTCAGACCTGTCTCTGCAGTCAGGGGAAACCAACCCAAGAAATGGTGGAGTTTTAAGAAACAGAAGGCCTCCCCTGACGCTGCTCTCCAG AGTGCCACACAGCTGGGAGGAGGTGATGGGAACCCACCTGTGGTGAGCCAGGAAAGGCCATCCAGGAAATGGTGGAGTTTCAAAAAACACCAGGCTACTGCTGATGTTGCTCTCCAG GAGGTTCCCACCAGCAGTGCCTCTGAAGATGCCAAAGAGGCAGATCTGCAGAAGATCAAAAAGCTGGAGGAGCGGGTCAGAAAGGCTGAATTCAAGAAACAACAGAAAGCCGCTGAGAAGGCTGCAGAGGCCGAAATGAAGGAAAAGGcggcagaggagaagagacaaaagaaagaggggaagaaagTGGAGAAAAAGGGTAAGAGAGTGAAGGACAACAATCTGACAGATCATGCCGGACCGAGTGGTGTGAGCAACACTGGACTGGACCAGTGA